In the Magnetospirillum sp. WYHS-4 genome, one interval contains:
- a CDS encoding ATP-binding protein, giving the protein MLFGIGVAAAVVVALAVALLAGRQQALDAGRAASVSLARAATDSTARIVQSVDVVLASVAEAMLQRQSLGDGAVAEALRQRLLFSPQLRQILVVDSEGRVLFDTAGTPAGTTVEAAGLLAAHRDSVRPLVIGKPLAQRFVGGGAGGGQYLIPMTRTFRDSRGGTGLLIAAINPQHVQSIFDALETGEGGTVSLHHFDGTFLAGTGLKIQPGDSSREHEPFRSLVKDAEFGSFSDVDPDGRRRLASYRMTLVWPLVIGVSLSEEAILASWRQGAESLAGPVVAVALVVLGLTGVLARLLVRRVRDEEALLLSDMALAHVADGVTITDALAPDNPLVYVNPAFRHITGYDAAQVFGRNPRFLHGEDRGQEGLEAIRLGLADGGSATAVLRNYRKDGSLFWNELTVTAVPDGSGRIVHYVGVQRDITPRVESEARLRKSLAETAHAHAELARFSEILAHHMQEPVRSLVSFTQLLGKRLGDQLGPSEREYMDFTVAAALHLKRLLRDVELYLSVDRLPAGEGMFSAEAALNEALRRLKRQIMSSGGSVTATALPEVRLDIRRLAEIFARLIENSLTYCPGGRLPEVSVSARWDEETAVFRVEDNGAGIPPEYRERVFRVFERLETGDRHEGTGIGLSLVRKIVTLAGGTVAIEARPQGGTAVVFTLPRQVPGLPGIANGSSS; this is encoded by the coding sequence GTGCTGTTCGGGATCGGCGTGGCGGCGGCGGTCGTCGTCGCCCTGGCTGTGGCCTTGCTGGCCGGCCGCCAGCAGGCCCTTGATGCCGGGCGGGCGGCTTCGGTGAGCCTGGCCCGCGCCGCCACCGACAGCACGGCGCGTATCGTGCAGTCGGTGGATGTGGTCCTGGCTTCGGTGGCCGAGGCGATGCTTCAGCGCCAGTCTCTGGGCGATGGGGCCGTTGCCGAAGCCCTGCGGCAGCGGTTGCTGTTCTCGCCCCAACTCCGCCAGATCCTGGTGGTCGATTCCGAGGGGCGGGTGCTGTTCGACACGGCCGGCACGCCGGCCGGCACAACCGTTGAGGCGGCGGGCCTGCTGGCCGCCCATCGCGATTCGGTCCGGCCCCTGGTGATCGGCAAGCCGCTGGCCCAGCGTTTCGTGGGTGGCGGCGCCGGCGGCGGCCAGTATCTCATCCCCATGACAAGGACCTTTCGGGATAGCCGGGGCGGCACCGGGCTCTTGATCGCCGCGATCAATCCCCAGCATGTGCAGTCCATCTTCGACGCCCTGGAGACCGGCGAGGGTGGGACGGTGTCCCTGCACCACTTCGATGGCACGTTCCTGGCGGGAACCGGATTGAAAATCCAGCCCGGCGATTCCAGCCGGGAACACGAGCCCTTCCGGTCGTTGGTCAAGGACGCGGAATTCGGGTCCTTCTCCGATGTCGATCCCGATGGGAGACGCCGCCTCGCCAGCTATCGCATGACCCTGGTCTGGCCTCTGGTGATCGGCGTGAGCCTGAGCGAGGAAGCGATTCTGGCGTCCTGGCGCCAGGGCGCCGAGTCCCTGGCCGGACCGGTGGTGGCGGTAGCCCTGGTGGTTCTCGGTCTGACCGGGGTTCTGGCGCGTCTCCTGGTCCGCCGGGTGCGGGACGAGGAAGCCTTGTTGCTCAGCGACATGGCGCTGGCCCATGTCGCCGACGGGGTGACCATCACCGACGCCCTGGCCCCCGACAATCCGCTCGTCTACGTCAATCCCGCCTTCCGGCACATCACCGGCTACGATGCCGCCCAGGTCTTCGGGCGCAATCCCCGCTTCCTGCACGGCGAGGATCGCGGCCAGGAAGGCCTGGAGGCCATCCGCCTAGGCTTGGCGGACGGGGGAAGCGCCACGGCGGTGCTACGCAACTACCGCAAGGACGGCAGCTTGTTCTGGAACGAATTGACGGTGACCGCCGTTCCCGACGGGAGCGGCCGCATCGTCCATTACGTCGGCGTGCAGCGCGACATCACCCCTAGGGTCGAAAGCGAAGCCCGGCTGCGCAAGAGCCTTGCCGAAACCGCCCATGCCCATGCCGAATTGGCGCGCTTTTCCGAGATTCTGGCCCATCACATGCAGGAACCGGTCCGTTCCCTGGTCAGCTTCACCCAGCTTCTCGGCAAAAGGCTCGGCGATCAACTGGGGCCCAGCGAGAGGGAATACATGGATTTCACGGTCGCCGCGGCGCTGCACCTGAAGCGGCTGTTGCGGGACGTGGAACTCTACCTCTCGGTCGACCGCCTGCCGGCCGGCGAAGGCATGTTTTCCGCCGAAGCGGCCCTCAACGAGGCCCTGCGGCGCCTGAAGCGCCAGATCATGAGTTCCGGCGGCAGCGTCACGGCCACGGCCTTGCCCGAGGTGCGGCTCGATATCCGCCGGCTGGCCGAAATCTTCGCCCGTCTGATCGAGAACTCCCTGACCTACTGTCCGGGAGGTCGCCTGCCGGAGGTATCGGTCTCCGCCCGATGGGACGAGGAAACAGCCGTCTTCCGAGTCGAGGACAACGGCGCCGGCATCCCGCCCGAGTACCGCGAGCGGGTTTTCCGGGTGTTCGAACGTCTGGAAACCGGCGACAGGCACGAAGGTACGGGTATCGGCCTGTCCCTGGTCCGCAAGATCGTCACCCTGGCCGGAGGAACCGTGGCCATCGAGGCGCGGCCACAGGGGGGAACGGCGGTGGTTTTCACCTTGCCGCGCCAGGTTCCGGGCCTGCCGGGCATCGCAAATGGATCATCCTCGTGA
- a CDS encoding ABC transporter substrate-binding protein, which translates to MNTASILLGISLVLAVGAAQAQPPGESHLDRVARTKEVRVCIWPDYYSISYRNTRTGSLEGIDIDLAREFAKDLGVAVRFVDSSFKALVEDLTTDKCDVSMHAVGITPLRQEKLDFTRPHLQSGILGVTTKAHKTLKSWADVDQEGMVVVVATGTFMEPVMKDTLKKAKLVSLDTPEAREQEVMSGRADIFMTDYPFSRKMLARHDWARLVEPQQPLAPTSYAYAVNKGDAKWLEAVDAFVARAKKDGRLAKAAGANGLGAIVHLGD; encoded by the coding sequence ATGAACACCGCTTCCATCCTGCTGGGCATTTCCCTCGTCCTGGCCGTCGGCGCCGCGCAAGCCCAACCGCCCGGAGAAAGCCATCTCGACAGGGTTGCGAGGACAAAGGAAGTCCGAGTCTGCATTTGGCCCGACTACTATTCCATCTCCTACCGCAATACGCGAACCGGCAGCCTGGAAGGCATCGACATCGATCTGGCGAGAGAGTTCGCCAAGGACCTGGGCGTCGCGGTCCGTTTCGTCGACAGTTCCTTCAAGGCCCTGGTCGAGGACCTGACCACCGACAAGTGCGACGTCAGCATGCATGCGGTGGGCATCACCCCCCTGCGCCAGGAGAAACTGGACTTCACCCGTCCTCATCTCCAGAGCGGCATCCTGGGCGTCACCACCAAGGCCCACAAGACCTTGAAGTCCTGGGCCGACGTGGATCAGGAAGGAATGGTGGTGGTGGTGGCCACCGGAACCTTCATGGAACCGGTGATGAAGGACACCCTGAAGAAGGCCAAGCTGGTGAGCCTGGATACGCCGGAAGCCCGCGAACAGGAAGTCATGAGCGGCCGGGCCGACATCTTCATGACCGACTATCCCTTCAGCCGCAAGATGTTGGCCCGCCACGACTGGGCCCGCCTGGTGGAACCGCAGCAGCCGCTCGCCCCCACGTCCTATGCCTATGCGGTGAACAAGGGCGATGCCAAATGGCTGGAAGCGGTGGATGCCTTCGTCGCCCGCGCCAAGAAGGACGGCAGGTTGGCCAAGGCTGCCGGGGCCAACGGCCTGGGGGCCATCGTCCATCTGGGGGATTAG